The Corynebacterium confusum genome has a window encoding:
- a CDS encoding 3'-5' exonuclease, with protein MNFDATRMLSFDLETTSTDPRSARIVTSALVTIDGRHVDRKEMLADPGVEIPEAAAQVHGITTEKARAEGRPHDEVLEETVSAIKQAWDNGLTLVVYNAAYDLSVLRALTGDFTVTGPVYDPFVIDRVMDKWRKGKRTLGAVCEHYGVSLDNAHEATADALAAARVAWKQVRQVFPELAQKDVNELMEFQAVRWYHDRMDFKKYLEGKGRDAESVSTAWPMIS; from the coding sequence ATGAACTTCGACGCGACCCGCATGCTCTCCTTTGACCTGGAAACCACCTCGACCGACCCCCGCTCCGCCCGAATTGTCACCTCCGCGCTGGTCACCATTGACGGCCGCCACGTAGACAGGAAGGAGATGCTGGCGGATCCCGGCGTCGAGATCCCCGAGGCCGCCGCCCAGGTCCACGGGATTACCACCGAAAAGGCACGCGCGGAGGGCCGGCCGCACGACGAGGTCCTCGAAGAAACCGTAAGCGCCATCAAGCAGGCCTGGGACAACGGCCTGACCCTGGTGGTCTACAACGCGGCTTATGATCTCTCGGTCCTACGCGCCCTGACCGGGGACTTTACCGTGACCGGGCCGGTCTACGATCCCTTCGTCATCGACCGGGTCATGGACAAGTGGCGCAAGGGCAAGCGCACCCTGGGCGCGGTCTGCGAGCACTACGGGGTCAGCCTGGACAACGCGCACGAGGCGACCGCGGACGCCCTGGCCGCCGCGCGCGTGGCCTGGAAGCAGGTGCGCCAGGTCTTCCCCGAGCTCGCCCAGAAGGACGTCAACGAGCTGATGGAGTTCCAGGCCGTGCGCTGGTACCACGACCGGATGGACTTCAAGAAGTACCTGGAGGGCAAGGGCCGGGATGCCGAGAGCGTCTCCACTGCCTGGCCGATGATCAGCTAG